A section of the Macadamia integrifolia cultivar HAES 741 chromosome 9, SCU_Mint_v3, whole genome shotgun sequence genome encodes:
- the LOC122088820 gene encoding 21 kDa protein-like has translation MEQVNSSRRLSSYYVFAGILIGLVMDSTMNSCLAVRVLSPSTKTDTQFLRRSCDATTYPTLCFSSLSSYAAAIQTSPKALANTALSVSLGSSRSTSTMMSTLSKSHGMKPREVAAMRDCVENLSNSIDELRNSMGEMGHLGGSNFGLHMNNIQTWVSAALTQENSCMDDFAGNSMNGNVKTTVRGHMVRVVQLTSNTLALINGLSSSQS, from the coding sequence atggaacaAGTAAATAGTTCTAGACGATTATCCTCTTACTATGTTTTTGCAGGTATTCTCATTGGGTTGGTAATGGATTCTACCATGAACTCTTGCTTGGCTGTGAGAGTACTCTCTCCCAGTACTAAAACAGATACCCAGTTCTTAAGGAGGTCTTGTGATGCCACAACCTATCCCACATTGTGCTTCAGCTCCCTTTCAAGCTATGCTGCTGCAATTCAAACTAGCCCAAAGGCATTAGCTAACACAGCCCTCTCAGTTAGCCTTGGAAGTAGTCGTTCCACTTcaacaatgatgtcaacattgtCAAAGAGTCATGGAATGAAGCCTAGGGAAGTTGCTGCCATGCGTGACTGTGTTGAGAATCTGAGTAATTCTATTGATGAGCTTAGGAATTCTATGGGGGAGATGGGTCATCTTGGAGGCTCTAATTTTGGGCTTCACATGAACAATATACAGACATGGGTGAGTGCAGCGTTGACACAGGAAAATTCATGCATGGATGATTTTGCTGGTAATTCCATGAATGGAAATGTGAAGACCACTGTGAGAGGCCATATGGTACGAGTTGTTCAATTGACAAGCAATACCTTGGCGCTTATCAATGGCCTTTCCTCTTCCCAAAGCTAA